The following coding sequences are from one Novosphingobium sp. KACC 22771 window:
- a CDS encoding sugar MFS transporter, giving the protein MALAPDTKGSAQAGQNIDAPELRLFVMALFFIFGGITSLNDVIIPKLKDLFTLNYTQAMLVQFCFFTAYALIGLPGAALVKRIGYMRGAVAGLLIMMVGCLLFIPASKSATYAIFLAALFVLASGVVVVQVVTNPLISLLGPAKTAHSRLTFAQAFNSLGTVIFPLVGAPLILGRLKDVKAEDLTGPALDAYRMAETQTVVNTYTLLAAALALVAGVVWFNRNRLKGERHEKTSLAAGFALLSQKRFGLGALCIFLYVGAEVSIGSLIVNYLKQSNVLGLDDAAAGGYIPYYWAGALVGRFLGSALLRVVSPGKVLAFNAIGAIALILISTNTHGVVAAYSLLLIGLMNSIMFPTIFSLACEGLGPKAADGSGIINIAIFGGAVVPLATGAIADGMGSLALSLALPAICYAVIAYFGWFARHPAAAEG; this is encoded by the coding sequence ATGGCATTGGCTCCAGACACCAAAGGCAGCGCGCAGGCGGGCCAGAATATCGACGCACCGGAATTGCGCCTGTTTGTCATGGCGCTGTTCTTCATCTTCGGCGGCATCACCAGCCTGAATGACGTCATCATTCCCAAGCTGAAGGATCTCTTCACGCTGAATTACACCCAGGCGATGCTGGTGCAGTTCTGCTTCTTTACCGCCTATGCGCTGATCGGCCTGCCCGGTGCCGCGCTGGTCAAGCGGATCGGCTATATGCGCGGCGCGGTGGCGGGGCTGTTGATCATGATGGTGGGCTGCCTGCTCTTCATCCCGGCGTCCAAAAGCGCGACATATGCCATCTTTCTTGCCGCGCTCTTCGTGCTGGCCAGCGGCGTGGTGGTGGTGCAGGTTGTCACCAACCCGCTGATTTCGCTGCTTGGCCCGGCCAAGACGGCGCACAGCCGCCTGACCTTTGCGCAGGCGTTCAACAGCCTTGGCACGGTGATTTTCCCGCTGGTGGGCGCGCCGCTGATCCTTGGCCGCCTCAAGGACGTGAAGGCCGAGGACCTGACGGGACCTGCGCTTGATGCCTATCGCATGGCCGAAACTCAGACCGTTGTGAACACGTATACGCTGCTGGCCGCCGCGCTGGCGCTGGTGGCGGGCGTGGTGTGGTTCAACCGCAACCGTTTGAAGGGCGAGCGTCACGAAAAGACTTCGCTGGCTGCGGGCTTTGCGCTGCTTTCGCAAAAGCGCTTCGGTCTGGGCGCGCTCTGCATCTTCCTTTATGTCGGCGCGGAAGTGTCGATCGGCTCGCTGATCGTCAACTATTTGAAGCAGTCGAACGTGCTGGGCCTCGATGATGCGGCGGCGGGCGGCTATATTCCCTATTACTGGGCAGGCGCGCTGGTGGGCCGCTTCCTCGGTTCGGCGCTGCTGCGCGTGGTATCGCCGGGCAAGGTGCTGGCCTTCAACGCGATTGGCGCGATTGCGCTGATCCTGATTTCCACCAACACGCATGGGGTGGTTGCGGCCTACAGCCTGCTGCTGATCGGGCTGATGAACTCGATCATGTTCCCCACTATCTTTAGCCTCGCCTGCGAAGGGCTGGGCCCCAAGGCGGCCGATGGTTCGGGCATCATCAACATCGCCATCTTCGGCGGCGCGGTGGTGCCTCTGGCCACGGGCGCGATTGCCGATGGCATGGGCAGCCTGGCCCTGTCGCTGGCCTTGCCCGCGATCTGCTATGCGGTGATCGCCTATTTCGGCTGGTTTGCGCGTCATCCGGCTGCGGCGGAGGGTTAA
- a CDS encoding trimeric intracellular cation channel family protein, whose product MVPASLSVQPVVDASAWLMPWLDMAATAVFAVSGALAAARMRKTLVTFMFFGAITGVGGGTLRDVLIGAPVFWMHRSAPIAICLGAALLVWFTPRRVWPEQALEWFDGIGLAAYSVFGAAKALSFGIPPLPAAIMGVVTACMGGIFRDMLAGVPSIVLRPEIYVTAAALAAGGYVALVSIGAYGWVAMAAGFLGGLVLRFAAIRWQLGLPAYKDL is encoded by the coding sequence ATGGTGCCCGCATCCCTCTCTGTTCAGCCTGTGGTGGATGCTTCGGCATGGCTGATGCCATGGCTGGACATGGCGGCAACGGCCGTTTTTGCGGTCTCGGGCGCGCTGGCGGCGGCGCGGATGCGCAAGACGCTGGTCACCTTCATGTTTTTCGGCGCGATCACGGGCGTGGGCGGAGGCACCTTGCGCGATGTGCTGATCGGGGCGCCGGTATTCTGGATGCATCGGTCCGCGCCGATTGCGATTTGCCTGGGTGCGGCGCTGCTGGTGTGGTTCACCCCGCGCAGGGTCTGGCCCGAACAGGCGCTGGAATGGTTCGACGGCATCGGCCTTGCCGCCTACAGCGTGTTTGGCGCGGCCAAGGCGCTGTCTTTTGGCATACCGCCGCTGCCCGCCGCGATCATGGGGGTGGTGACAGCCTGCATGGGCGGGATTTTCCGCGATATGCTGGCCGGCGTGCCATCGATCGTGCTGCGGCCCGAGATTTACGTCACGGCGGCCGCGCTGGCGGCGGGGGGCTATGTCGCCTTGGTCAGCATAGGGGCCTATGGCTGGGTGGCGATGGCGGCGGGCTTTCTGGGCGGGCTGGTCCTGCGCTTTGCCGCGATCCGCTGGCAATTGGGGCTTCCGGCTTACAAAGACCTCTAG